A single genomic interval of Saccharospirillum mangrovi harbors:
- a CDS encoding short chain dehydrogenase has product MKIVVIGTGTVGSAVQKMFVEQGHEVVTVGRTSGDFQADMTDIASLKALFSRIGRFDVLANAAGDVFPGPFEQMTDEQWENSIKSKGMGQINLVRAALPHISDRGSFTLISGVLTDEFLHGGTVSTTVNYMVEGFVKAAAVELPRGIRINCVSPTVLTESTAYYDFFPGFTPVDAREVALAYYRAAATPMNGRILKLYKTDC; this is encoded by the coding sequence ATGAAAATCGTTGTGATTGGCACTGGAACCGTGGGTTCCGCCGTGCAAAAGATGTTTGTCGAACAAGGCCACGAGGTGGTCACCGTTGGCCGCACGTCTGGAGATTTCCAGGCCGACATGACCGACATAGCCAGCCTGAAAGCCCTGTTCAGCCGCATTGGCCGCTTCGATGTGCTGGCTAACGCAGCCGGTGATGTATTTCCCGGCCCCTTTGAACAGATGACTGACGAGCAGTGGGAAAACTCGATCAAGAGTAAAGGCATGGGCCAGATCAATCTGGTTCGCGCTGCTCTGCCGCACATCAGCGACCGGGGCAGCTTCACGCTGATCTCCGGCGTGTTGACGGACGAGTTCCTGCACGGCGGCACCGTCAGCACGACCGTGAACTATATGGTGGAGGGTTTTGTTAAAGCAGCGGCGGTTGAATTGCCGCGGGGTATTCGCATTAACTGCGTCAGCCCTACGGTGCTGACTGAATCGACCGCCTACTACGATTTCTTCCCTGGCTTTACCCCGGTGGATGCCCGCGAAGTGGCGCTGGCCTACTACCGCGCGGCTGCCACGCCGATGAACGGTCGCATCCTGAAGTTGTACAAAACTGACTGTTAA
- a CDS encoding TetR/AcrR family transcriptional regulator, giving the protein MTATDTSAAPESARERKRRETRRRIAETGLKLFIVNGYDGTTLDAIAEAAGISRRTFFYYFKSKEEVLLAWQGSGFEEALAPAIAASSPTGDPLQTVQQCLTELSGRYETPESLIVDQLLRSTETLRLRKEALFMQMEATLFEALCQVWPEPEQKPQLQMVAIVGMGAFRLAMEAWRQAGGAKPLSAYITQGFDAFKTLQQKPA; this is encoded by the coding sequence ATGACCGCAACCGATACCTCCGCAGCACCGGAATCGGCCCGTGAGCGCAAGCGCCGTGAAACGCGTCGGCGTATTGCTGAAACCGGCCTGAAACTGTTCATTGTGAATGGCTACGACGGCACCACACTGGACGCCATTGCCGAAGCTGCGGGCATTTCTCGGCGCACCTTTTTTTATTATTTCAAATCCAAAGAAGAGGTGTTGTTAGCCTGGCAGGGCAGTGGTTTTGAAGAAGCGCTGGCACCAGCCATTGCGGCCAGTTCGCCGACGGGCGATCCGTTGCAAACCGTGCAGCAATGCCTGACGGAACTCAGTGGCCGCTATGAAACGCCGGAATCTTTGATCGTCGATCAGTTACTGCGTTCAACAGAAACCTTACGTCTGCGCAAGGAAGCGCTGTTTATGCAGATGGAAGCGACCCTGTTCGAGGCGCTGTGTCAGGTATGGCCCGAGCCGGAACAAAAACCGCAGTTGCAGATGGTAGCGATAGTGGGCATGGGCGCCTTTCGTCTGGCGATGGAAGCCTGGCGTCAGGCGGGCGGTGCCAAACCCTTATCGGCCTATATAACGCAGGGTTTTGACGCGTTCAAAACCCTGCAACAAAAACCCGCTTAA
- a CDS encoding insulinase family protein has protein sequence MTANAHTSFDHLESRRIDSLNVTLEHYRHRQTGADHFHIASENPENVFMVALRTMPTDSTGVAHILEHTALCGSEKYPVRDPFFMMTRRSLNTFMNAMTSSDWTAYPFASENTQDYENLLSVYLDAVFFSNLNELDFRQEGHRLEFTEPTDPGTPLIYKGVVFNEMKGAMSSPVSQLYQAIKHYLFPYNTYHYNSGGDPEAITDLSYEQLKAFYKTHYHPSNASFFTFGDRPAADIQQRIHDQALHRFKALDHKLSVPLERRFNRILRVEDAYAAEGDDLAGKTHHVYGWLLGESTDLFGQLEAHLLSDVLLDNSASPLRQALENTDLGSNPSPMCGLEDSNREMMFVCGLEGSEPEKAAEFEQLVLDTLTEVANKGVPQADVEAMLHQLELSQREVTGDGMPYGMQLIFTVVGAATHGGSVMDSLDIDPALAKLRELARDPDYIPSLIRRLLLDNVHRVRLTLRPDAELHQHQLDNERAKLDRIQQSLSDADQHAIVDQAVALKARQEEEDDAGQLPKVTLADVKPDVKRIAPVAEGAITRYQAGTNGLGYQQWYLPLPDLSADELALLPLYTALLTEVGAGDKDYLGMQQWQAARTGSVSIYSQFRSPLDSVDRVGGYLVLSGRALVRHFDELTQILTQHWTSPRFDEKTRIRDLLTQLCARREQSVTGQGHALAMQTASSFHNRANALTYDMSGLPSIRRVKAWLKDFKADDKRFDAWLAQLSNLHAKLSDQRGLAVLVGEPSELDKLTQLTETFGLAQRTDNLSAPDQSASFSAAGQRLAWAVNTQVNFCSAAYPTVLPEHEDSAALTVLAGVLRDNFLHRTIREQGGAYGGGASHDSNTGTFRFYSYRDPRIDGTLADFRASLDWVRDTGATAEQVESAILGVVSSMDKPGSPAGEAKQAFQNRLFGRTDAFRKAYREALLAVTPSDIGRVAERYFDPATASEAVVTDREHADQLAGQGFSVETL, from the coding sequence ATGACCGCTAATGCCCACACCTCGTTCGACCATCTCGAAAGCCGTCGCATCGACTCGCTGAACGTCACGCTGGAACACTATCGCCACCGCCAGACCGGGGCCGATCATTTCCACATCGCCAGCGAAAACCCGGAAAACGTCTTTATGGTTGCGCTGCGCACCATGCCGACCGATTCCACCGGCGTCGCCCACATTCTCGAACACACGGCGTTATGCGGCAGTGAAAAATACCCGGTGCGCGATCCGTTCTTCATGATGACGCGGCGTTCGCTGAACACCTTTATGAACGCCATGACCAGCAGCGACTGGACCGCCTATCCGTTCGCCAGTGAAAACACCCAGGACTACGAAAACCTGCTGTCGGTCTATCTCGACGCCGTTTTCTTCTCCAATCTGAACGAACTCGACTTCCGTCAGGAAGGCCATCGCCTGGAATTCACTGAACCGACTGATCCAGGCACACCATTGATCTACAAAGGCGTCGTGTTCAACGAAATGAAAGGCGCCATGAGTTCGCCGGTCAGCCAGTTGTATCAGGCGATCAAGCATTATTTGTTTCCGTACAACACCTACCACTACAACAGCGGTGGCGACCCGGAAGCCATTACCGACCTGAGCTACGAACAGCTCAAGGCGTTCTACAAAACCCATTACCACCCCAGCAACGCCAGCTTCTTCACCTTTGGCGACCGCCCGGCGGCCGACATTCAACAGCGCATTCACGACCAGGCGCTGCATCGCTTCAAAGCGCTCGACCATAAACTCTCGGTGCCGCTGGAACGCCGTTTCAACCGCATTCTGCGCGTTGAAGACGCCTACGCCGCCGAAGGCGACGACCTGGCCGGCAAGACGCACCACGTTTATGGCTGGTTACTTGGCGAATCAACCGATTTGTTTGGGCAACTGGAAGCGCACCTACTCAGCGATGTGTTGCTCGACAACAGCGCCTCGCCGCTGCGTCAGGCGCTGGAAAACACCGATCTGGGCTCGAATCCGTCGCCGATGTGCGGCCTGGAAGACTCCAACCGCGAGATGATGTTCGTCTGCGGTCTGGAAGGCAGCGAGCCGGAAAAAGCCGCCGAATTCGAACAACTGGTGCTCGATACGCTGACCGAAGTCGCCAACAAAGGCGTACCACAAGCCGACGTTGAAGCCATGTTGCACCAGTTGGAATTGTCGCAGCGCGAAGTGACAGGCGATGGCATGCCCTACGGCATGCAACTGATTTTCACCGTCGTCGGCGCCGCCACTCACGGCGGCTCAGTGATGGACTCGCTGGACATCGACCCGGCACTCGCCAAGCTGCGCGAACTGGCGCGCGACCCGGACTACATTCCCAGCCTGATTCGCCGCCTGCTGCTCGACAACGTGCACCGCGTGCGCCTGACACTGCGCCCGGATGCCGAGTTGCACCAACACCAGCTCGACAACGAACGCGCCAAACTCGACCGCATCCAGCAAAGCCTGAGCGACGCCGACCAACACGCCATTGTCGATCAGGCCGTCGCCTTGAAAGCCCGCCAGGAAGAGGAAGACGACGCCGGCCAACTGCCCAAGGTAACGCTGGCCGACGTTAAACCGGACGTGAAACGCATCGCTCCGGTCGCCGAAGGCGCCATCACCCGCTATCAGGCCGGCACCAACGGCCTGGGGTATCAGCAATGGTATCTGCCGCTGCCGGACCTGAGCGCCGATGAACTGGCCCTGTTGCCGCTGTACACCGCCTTGCTCACCGAAGTCGGCGCCGGCGATAAAGATTACCTGGGCATGCAGCAATGGCAGGCCGCGCGGACTGGCAGTGTCAGCATCTACAGCCAGTTCCGCAGCCCGCTCGACAGCGTAGATCGCGTTGGTGGTTACCTGGTGCTCTCTGGCCGCGCGCTGGTGCGGCATTTCGATGAGCTGACGCAGATTCTGACCCAACACTGGACGTCACCGCGTTTCGACGAAAAGACCCGTATCCGCGACCTGCTCACTCAACTGTGCGCTCGCCGAGAACAAAGCGTCACCGGCCAGGGCCACGCGCTGGCAATGCAGACCGCCAGCAGCTTCCACAACCGCGCCAACGCCCTGACTTACGACATGAGCGGCCTGCCGTCGATTCGCCGCGTAAAAGCCTGGCTGAAAGATTTCAAAGCCGACGACAAGCGCTTCGACGCCTGGCTGGCGCAGCTGAGCAACCTGCACGCCAAACTCTCGGACCAACGCGGTCTGGCGGTGCTGGTCGGTGAACCGTCCGAGCTGGATAAACTGACCCAACTCACCGAGACATTTGGCCTGGCGCAACGCACCGACAACCTGTCGGCACCCGACCAAAGCGCCTCGTTCAGCGCCGCCGGCCAACGCCTGGCCTGGGCGGTGAACACCCAGGTGAACTTCTGCTCGGCCGCCTATCCGACGGTATTGCCAGAACACGAAGATTCCGCTGCGCTCACCGTGCTCGCTGGCGTGCTGCGCGATAACTTCCTGCACCGCACCATCCGCGAACAGGGCGGTGCTTACGGCGGCGGCGCCAGCCACGATTCGAATACCGGCACCTTCCGCTTCTATTCCTACCGCGACCCGCGCATCGACGGCACCCTGGCCGATTTCCGCGCCAGCCTCGACTGGGTACGCGATACCGGCGCCACCGCCGAGCAAGTGGAATCGGCCATTCTGGGCGTAGTCAGCTCAATGGATAAACCCGGCTCACCGGCCGGCGAAGCCAAGCAGGCGTTCCAGAACCGGCTGTTCGGCCGCACCGATGCCTTCCGCAAGGCATACCGAGAAGCCCTGCTGGCGGTCACCCCAAGCGACATTGGCCGTGTCGCCGAGCGCTATTTCGACCCGGCCACAGCATCGGAAGCCGTAGTCACCGACCGCGAACATGCCGACCAACTGGCCGGGCAGGGGTTCAGCGTCGAAACGCTGTAA
- a CDS encoding helicase-related protein — MSEFMQGQRWLADGEPELGLGLVQSVDARTVTLYFPSADDERCYALREPPLTRIRFDVGDRIERRDQGETDVIAVHELKGLLVYETEAGMVPESELADRIDHDNPLTRLLTGQTDHPNWFAFRSALSNGHQAIWNQHLNGLLGTRSSLLPHQLYVAFQATQHSRVRALLSDEVGLGKTIEAGLIINRLRQQGRASRVLIAVPDALQAQWLVELVRRFAIQPEFYQFSDHDFGLGQVHLIPHSLLSNAEEMAWVTAQEWDMLVVDEAHHLDMAEPDEADVESSWLTIAQRAPHLLLLTATPEQLGQQAHFQRLQLLDASRFASFDQYRADEAHFLALSDLAQALYQDRVDDALIQQLKTLGIEWHDDRMRALNEVLDRHGPGRVVYRNTRRGVSGFQRRSAEAHPADSDTERRRWLVDWLKQHRDQKVLLIAQHAEVAQELAHSLWHDQGIEATAFHEGLNLIERDRAAAHFASDDGGAQILVCSEIGGEGRNFQFCHHLVLWDMPDHPDVLEQRIGRLDRIGQTDTVHIHLPYLSDSDDEHRFRWFHEVLNCVEQHQPAAGQVHAEYGEQWLADPDDAVQTEQIKAELERLNAELEQGRDVMLELNSCRQPEADELAVAVAALEQHSALDVVEQAANLLNLHFEAISTGVYELIPSDKMLIPVIPGIPEGGALVCFERDTALAREDVHFVSWEHPLVLGLLDLVTGSQLGQASVALLETKQVPAGQLLLETQWRLSIPERSAHALRPHLDTGLLRTLTLEGGRSDLSQTLGQDVLQAQVSTLPIKTVRKLVQSAKERIPPLFDIAQGHAKTQFDQALANARASLAATNQARIERLQYLAGVNPLVTDQDVVKAQMQAELLDAAWDQVELQPAGIRLILCAPPGSL, encoded by the coding sequence ATGTCTGAATTTATGCAGGGCCAACGCTGGCTGGCCGATGGCGAACCGGAATTGGGACTGGGCCTGGTGCAAAGCGTGGATGCGCGCACCGTGACACTGTATTTCCCCAGCGCCGACGACGAACGTTGTTACGCTCTGCGCGAGCCGCCGCTGACCCGCATCCGCTTTGATGTCGGCGACCGCATTGAACGCCGCGACCAGGGCGAGACCGACGTTATCGCAGTGCACGAATTGAAAGGCCTGTTGGTGTACGAGACCGAGGCCGGCATGGTGCCGGAAAGCGAGCTGGCCGACCGCATCGATCACGATAATCCCCTCACCCGTCTGTTGACCGGTCAGACCGACCACCCCAACTGGTTCGCCTTTCGTTCGGCGTTGTCGAACGGCCATCAGGCCATTTGGAACCAGCATCTCAACGGCTTGCTGGGCACGCGTTCCAGCCTGTTGCCGCATCAGTTGTATGTCGCTTTCCAGGCTACGCAGCACAGCCGGGTGCGGGCGTTGCTGTCTGACGAGGTTGGCCTGGGTAAGACCATCGAAGCGGGCTTGATCATTAACCGGCTGCGCCAGCAAGGCCGGGCATCACGGGTGTTGATCGCTGTGCCGGACGCATTGCAGGCGCAGTGGCTGGTCGAGCTGGTGCGCCGCTTTGCCATTCAGCCCGAGTTCTATCAGTTCAGTGACCACGATTTCGGCCTCGGCCAGGTGCATCTGATCCCGCATTCTCTGCTCAGCAATGCCGAAGAAATGGCCTGGGTGACCGCTCAGGAATGGGACATGCTGGTGGTCGATGAAGCACACCATCTGGATATGGCCGAGCCGGACGAAGCTGACGTTGAATCGTCCTGGCTGACCATCGCCCAACGCGCGCCGCATCTGTTGCTGTTAACGGCAACGCCGGAGCAACTGGGCCAGCAAGCGCACTTCCAGCGGTTGCAATTGCTCGATGCCTCCCGCTTCGCCAGCTTCGACCAGTACCGGGCCGATGAAGCACATTTCCTGGCGCTGTCGGATCTGGCGCAAGCGCTGTATCAGGATCGGGTGGACGACGCCTTGATCCAGCAATTAAAAACGCTGGGCATTGAGTGGCACGACGACCGCATGCGTGCACTCAACGAAGTGCTCGACCGCCACGGCCCCGGCCGGGTGGTGTACCGCAATACCCGCCGCGGTGTCAGTGGTTTTCAGCGCCGTTCGGCCGAAGCGCACCCGGCTGATTCAGACACCGAACGCCGCCGCTGGCTGGTGGATTGGCTGAAGCAACATCGCGATCAGAAAGTGCTGTTGATTGCCCAGCACGCCGAGGTCGCTCAAGAACTGGCCCATTCGCTGTGGCACGACCAGGGCATTGAAGCCACCGCCTTTCATGAAGGCCTGAACCTGATTGAGCGCGACCGCGCAGCGGCCCACTTTGCGTCCGACGACGGTGGCGCCCAGATTCTGGTTTGCTCCGAGATTGGCGGCGAAGGCCGCAACTTCCAGTTCTGCCATCATCTGGTGCTCTGGGATATGCCCGATCACCCGGATGTTTTGGAACAACGCATCGGCCGGCTCGATCGCATCGGCCAGACTGATACCGTGCATATTCACCTGCCCTATCTCAGCGACAGCGACGACGAACACCGGTTCCGCTGGTTCCACGAAGTGCTCAACTGCGTTGAACAACACCAACCGGCGGCCGGACAGGTACATGCCGAGTACGGTGAACAATGGCTGGCCGACCCGGACGACGCGGTGCAGACCGAACAAATTAAAGCCGAGCTGGAACGACTGAACGCCGAGCTGGAACAAGGCCGCGACGTCATGCTGGAACTGAATTCCTGTCGGCAACCAGAGGCCGACGAATTGGCCGTCGCGGTTGCTGCACTGGAACAGCACAGCGCCTTAGATGTGGTTGAACAGGCGGCGAACTTGCTGAATCTGCATTTCGAAGCGATCAGTACCGGCGTCTATGAATTGATTCCGTCCGACAAGATGTTGATCCCGGTTATCCCCGGTATCCCGGAAGGCGGCGCTTTAGTGTGCTTTGAGCGCGATACCGCCCTGGCGCGCGAAGACGTGCATTTCGTTTCCTGGGAACACCCGCTGGTGCTGGGTTTGCTGGATTTAGTCACCGGCTCGCAATTGGGCCAGGCCAGTGTGGCGCTGCTGGAAACCAAGCAGGTACCGGCCGGTCAGTTGTTGCTCGAAACCCAGTGGCGTCTGAGTATTCCCGAACGCAGCGCGCACGCGCTCAGGCCGCATCTGGACACCGGCTTATTGCGCACCCTGACGTTGGAAGGCGGACGCTCGGATTTATCCCAAACGCTGGGCCAGGACGTGTTGCAGGCGCAGGTTTCTACCTTGCCGATCAAGACCGTCCGCAAACTGGTGCAATCGGCCAAGGAGCGCATTCCGCCGCTGTTTGATATCGCCCAAGGCCACGCGAAAACACAATTCGATCAGGCACTGGCGAACGCCCGGGCGTCATTGGCGGCGACCAACCAGGCGCGCATTGAGCGGCTGCAATATCTGGCGGGTGTGAATCCGCTGGTGACCGACCAGGATGTTGTGAAAGCCCAGATGCAGGCTGAATTACTGGACGCGGCCTGGGATCAGGTTGAATTGCAACCGGCGGGCATTCGACTGATTCTGTGTGCGCCGCCCGGCAGTCTTTGA
- a CDS encoding enoyl-CoA hydratase-related protein, translated as MKETVLVERREAGLVRIVLNKPETGNAYDDELICTLVTALDDLADDAEVRLIWLSGQGAHFCTGPDRAWLKRRQHAGRAEHQQDAEQLARLLATLYNFPAPVLLTVRGDVNAAAVGLACCCDLVLASERTAFCITESLFGQVPALSSPYLVKALGERAAKYYALTGEVIDAYTATRLGLVNRLVPGDELDAVAEVLVRGILSRSVESLRTTKSVLHLAANESYDDGLLESLIDCSTEVRSELTVGAVLPVSRD; from the coding sequence ATGAAGGAAACAGTACTGGTTGAACGCCGGGAAGCGGGTTTGGTTCGAATCGTGTTGAACAAACCAGAAACCGGTAATGCCTACGACGATGAACTGATCTGCACTCTTGTCACCGCGCTGGACGATCTGGCCGACGATGCCGAAGTGCGTTTGATCTGGCTCAGCGGCCAAGGTGCGCACTTTTGCACCGGCCCGGACCGGGCCTGGCTGAAACGCCGCCAACACGCCGGCCGCGCAGAACACCAACAGGACGCTGAACAACTCGCTCGTCTGCTGGCAACGCTCTACAACTTCCCCGCCCCTGTTTTGCTCACTGTACGTGGCGACGTTAACGCCGCGGCGGTCGGCCTGGCCTGTTGCTGTGATCTGGTGTTAGCCAGCGAGCGCACGGCCTTTTGCATTACCGAATCCCTGTTCGGGCAAGTACCGGCGCTGAGCAGCCCTTATCTGGTGAAAGCGCTGGGAGAACGGGCGGCCAAGTATTACGCCTTGACCGGCGAAGTCATCGACGCTTACACCGCTACGCGACTGGGTTTGGTGAATCGACTGGTACCGGGCGATGAACTGGACGCTGTGGCTGAGGTGTTGGTGCGTGGCATTTTGTCGCGCAGCGTGGAGTCGCTGCGGACGACTAAATCGGTACTGCACTTAGCGGCCAATGAAAGCTACGACGACGGTTTGCTGGAAAGCCTGATCGACTGCTCCACCGAAGTGCGCAGCGAACTGACCGTGGGTGCGGTGCTGCCGGTGTCGCGCGATTAG
- a CDS encoding TetR/AcrR family transcriptional regulator translates to MSQADTVTRILDSAEELFAEKGFAETSLRMITTRAKVNLAAVNYHFGSKKDLIQAVFARFLTPFCAKLDKEMAALIATTKEPNLQQVLGVLARTMLTGVHSSSNSNKLSVFMRLLGLAYTQAQGHLRRFLKSHYNETYNRFISYLRDAHPELSPREIFWRIHFAIGACVFTMSSIEVLRDMAQADVGEDTAIDEVMNQLIPFLAAALER, encoded by the coding sequence ATGAGTCAAGCCGATACCGTTACCCGCATTCTCGATTCGGCCGAGGAACTCTTTGCAGAAAAGGGCTTTGCCGAAACCTCGCTGCGCATGATCACCACTCGAGCCAAGGTGAATCTGGCCGCCGTCAACTACCATTTCGGTTCCAAGAAAGACCTGATTCAAGCGGTCTTCGCCCGATTTCTGACCCCTTTTTGTGCCAAGCTCGATAAAGAGATGGCGGCGTTGATCGCCACCACCAAAGAACCCAATTTGCAGCAGGTTCTGGGCGTGCTGGCGCGTACCATGTTGACCGGGGTGCATTCGTCGAGTAATTCCAACAAATTGTCTGTGTTCATGCGCTTGCTGGGTTTGGCATACACCCAGGCGCAGGGGCATTTGCGTCGGTTCCTGAAATCGCACTACAACGAGACATACAACCGCTTTATCAGCTATCTGCGTGATGCCCATCCGGAGTTGTCGCCCAGGGAGATTTTCTGGCGCATTCACTTCGCCATTGGTGCCTGTGTGTTCACCATGTCCAGTATTGAAGTGTTGCGCGATATGGCGCAGGCGGATGTGGGCGAAGACACCGCCATCGATGAAGTGATGAATCAGTTGATTCCGTTTCTGGCTGCCGCCTTGGAGCGCTAA
- a CDS encoding Bax inhibitor-1/YccA family protein, producing MANYQSTATRRNESALATNKVLRNTYALLSMTLVFSAVCALVAMQMGLPHGASLIMSLAAIGILWFAIPRSVNSGMGIVWTFVFSGLLGAGLGPILNAYLALSNGPAIIAQALGGTAIVTFGLSAYAVTTKKDFSFLGGFVMVGLIVVLVAMLANLFFAIPAVSLAISAGVVLLMSLLILFDTSRIVNGGETNYIRATVSLYLDIYNLFVHLLALVGALSND from the coding sequence ATGGCCAACTATCAGAGCACTGCCACACGCCGTAATGAATCGGCGCTGGCGACGAACAAAGTTCTTCGCAATACCTATGCCCTGCTGTCGATGACGCTGGTGTTCAGCGCCGTCTGCGCGTTGGTTGCCATGCAAATGGGCCTGCCTCACGGCGCATCCCTGATTATGTCGCTGGCGGCCATCGGTATCCTCTGGTTTGCCATTCCCCGCAGCGTGAATTCCGGCATGGGCATTGTCTGGACATTTGTCTTTTCCGGCCTGCTGGGCGCGGGCTTAGGTCCGATTCTTAACGCCTACCTGGCGCTGTCGAACGGCCCGGCTATCATCGCTCAGGCCCTGGGTGGCACCGCCATTGTGACGTTCGGTCTGTCGGCCTACGCAGTAACCACCAAGAAAGATTTCAGCTTCTTGGGCGGTTTTGTCATGGTTGGTCTGATCGTCGTTCTGGTGGCGATGCTGGCTAACCTGTTCTTCGCGATTCCGGCCGTCAGCCTGGCGATTTCTGCCGGTGTGGTGCTGCTGATGTCTCTGCTGATCCTGTTCGATACCAGCCGTATCGTGAACGGCGGCGAAACCAACTACATCCGCGCGACTGTGTCGCTGTACCTGGACATCTACAACCTCTTCGTTCACCTGCTCGCCCTGGTTGGCGCCTTGTCGAACGACTGA
- the tusD gene encoding sulfurtransferase complex subunit TusD, which produces MNYQLNVYAAPWSSNAQADALAFAAALADSDHRLVRVFFFMDAVYSGLSTQAPSADEPDWRQRWIDLQQQTQCELLLCIAASANRGLLNDTEAQRQAKPIATVEAPFELVGLGQWAAGFGDCDRVVSFR; this is translated from the coding sequence ATGAATTATCAGTTGAACGTTTACGCCGCGCCCTGGAGCAGCAACGCCCAGGCGGATGCCCTGGCCTTTGCCGCTGCACTGGCGGACAGCGACCATCGTTTAGTGCGGGTGTTCTTTTTCATGGACGCGGTTTATAGCGGCCTGAGCACCCAAGCGCCGTCAGCCGATGAACCCGACTGGCGGCAGCGCTGGATCGATCTTCAGCAACAGACTCAATGCGAATTACTGCTGTGCATCGCTGCCTCTGCCAACCGGGGCTTGTTGAACGACACCGAAGCGCAACGACAAGCCAAACCCATCGCCACAGTCGAAGCGCCATTCGAGTTGGTCGGTCTGGGCCAGTGGGCTGCGGGTTTTGGTGACTGCGACCGCGTGGTGAGTTTTCGATGA
- a CDS encoding DsrE family protein — protein MTTFETLVLITSAPYQQRRSEEILEAVMSLALFDREHAVVFWHDGLAWLAPEQNPNEGKSLQRQLDALPLYGSDALFYCREHQASVLGEQTPPDSVQPMALNDLAQLLRQARYVEVF, from the coding sequence ATGACGACCTTTGAAACCCTGGTATTAATCACCTCTGCGCCCTACCAGCAACGCCGCAGTGAAGAAATTCTCGAAGCGGTCATGAGCCTGGCGCTGTTTGACCGTGAACATGCCGTTGTCTTCTGGCACGACGGCCTGGCCTGGCTGGCGCCGGAACAGAACCCGAACGAGGGAAAATCACTGCAACGACAGCTTGATGCATTACCGCTGTACGGCAGCGATGCCTTGTTTTATTGCCGTGAACATCAGGCATCGGTTTTAGGTGAACAGACTCCGCCCGACAGCGTGCAACCCATGGCGCTCAATGACCTGGCCCAGCTGCTGCGCCAAGCACGTTACGTGGAGGTGTTCTGA
- a CDS encoding TusE/DsrC/DsvC family sulfur relay protein codes for MTALATDHLGFLQNARDWHADWCRQQAAEQGLDLTDQDLAIIQSLREFYFRYDLSPAMRPLVKHLKGEFGAEVGNSIFLMQRFGESPARMLALLAGLPKPKNCL; via the coding sequence ATGACTGCTCTAGCCACCGACCATCTTGGTTTTCTGCAAAACGCACGCGACTGGCACGCTGACTGGTGCCGGCAACAGGCGGCCGAACAAGGCCTCGATCTGACCGATCAGGATTTGGCGATTATTCAATCGTTGCGCGAGTTCTACTTCCGCTACGACCTATCCCCGGCAATGCGACCTTTGGTGAAACATCTAAAGGGCGAGTTTGGCGCCGAGGTTGGCAATTCCATCTTTCTGATGCAGCGCTTTGGCGAAAGCCCGGCGCGCATGCTGGCGTTATTGGCTGGCCTGCCCAAACCGAAAAATTGTCTATGA